A genomic segment from Streptosporangium roseum DSM 43021 encodes:
- a CDS encoding MbtH family protein produces the protein MSNPFDDPEGVYTVLVNDEGQHSLWPEFAEVPEGWTVAHGPGTRQECLEHIEANWTDMRPKSLIES, from the coding sequence ATGAGCAACCCGTTCGACGACCCCGAGGGCGTCTACACCGTCCTGGTCAACGATGAGGGACAGCACAGTCTGTGGCCCGAGTTCGCGGAGGTCCCGGAGGGGTGGACCGTCGCCCACGGTCCGGGCACCCGCCAGGAGTGCCTGGAGCACATCGAGGCCAACTGGACCGACATGCGCCCGAAGAGCCTCATCGAGTCGTAG
- a CDS encoding iron-siderophore ABC transporter substrate-binding protein: MIPSLKGSRLATALASALLLLGAVTACGSGSGTTATAPAADPAAAPKSGAFPVTVAHKFGNTTIASEPKRIVTVGLTDQDAVLALGKVPVGTTDWLGGYAGAIGPWATGKLGGAAAPVMLTDTGTGPQVEKIAALAPDLILALYSGLTKEQYETLSKLAPVVAQPKEYNDYGIPWQQQTQTVAKVLGKEAEGTRLVGDVEAAFAAAQKEHPEFAGAGVVVATPYEGFFVYGSQDSRSRTLTSLGFTLPADLDKVIGDQFGASISKERSDLLDGDAIVWTVPDTAKDPATLHKDGVYKDLKVATQGREVFIGESSDYGKAFSFVTVLSLPYVLDRLVPQLTAAVDGDTATEVKQPES; this comes from the coding sequence ATGATCCCCTCCCTGAAAGGCAGCCGTCTCGCCACGGCGCTCGCCTCCGCGCTGCTGCTCCTCGGCGCCGTCACCGCGTGCGGCTCCGGCTCCGGCACCACCGCCACCGCGCCCGCCGCCGACCCCGCCGCCGCGCCGAAGAGCGGCGCCTTCCCGGTCACGGTCGCGCACAAATTCGGCAACACCACCATCGCCTCCGAGCCCAAGCGGATCGTCACGGTCGGCCTGACCGACCAGGACGCCGTGCTGGCCCTCGGCAAGGTCCCCGTCGGCACCACCGACTGGCTCGGCGGCTACGCCGGCGCGATCGGCCCCTGGGCCACCGGCAAGCTCGGCGGCGCGGCCGCACCGGTCATGCTGACCGACACCGGCACCGGGCCCCAGGTGGAGAAGATCGCCGCGCTCGCGCCGGACCTGATCCTCGCCCTGTACTCGGGCCTCACCAAGGAGCAGTACGAGACCCTGTCGAAGCTGGCCCCGGTCGTGGCCCAGCCGAAGGAGTACAACGACTACGGCATCCCCTGGCAGCAGCAGACCCAGACCGTCGCCAAGGTCCTCGGCAAGGAGGCCGAGGGGACACGGCTCGTCGGGGACGTCGAGGCCGCCTTCGCGGCCGCGCAGAAGGAGCACCCGGAGTTCGCCGGGGCCGGCGTCGTGGTGGCCACGCCGTACGAGGGGTTCTTCGTCTACGGCAGCCAGGACTCGCGCTCGCGCACCCTCACCTCGCTCGGCTTCACGCTGCCGGCCGACCTCGACAAGGTCATCGGCGACCAGTTCGGCGCCAGCATCAGCAAGGAGCGCAGCGACCTGCTCGACGGGGACGCGATCGTGTGGACCGTGCCCGACACCGCCAAGGACCCGGCCACGCTGCACAAGGACGGCGTCTACAAGGATCTGAAGGTGGCCACGCAGGGTCGCGAGGTCTTCATCGGTGAGAGCAGCGACTACGGCAAGGCCTTCTCGTTCGTCACCGTGCTGAGCCTGCCGTACGTCCTGGACCGGCTCGTCCCGCAGCTCACGGCGGCCGTCGACGGCGACACCGCCACGGAGGTGAAGCAGCCGGAGTCCTGA
- a CDS encoding ABC transporter ATP-binding protein has protein sequence MTGGPVTGRAEAMTTADQQVPDPGEGGPADATGGGEADARRTPEEGRELLPVAAPARTRAAVRELLRPHRGLALGGFAVMVAATAVGLLTQPLLGRIVDLVADRHPAGALTLPAALLVLVALTQGGATALGLSLISRLGETALAELRERFIERALRLPLEQVEKAGSGDLTARVTGDVSQVSEAIRTALPELARSLLAIVLTLGALAVLDWRFLLAALLAVPVQAHTARWYVRNAVPLYARQRVAAGAQQQQLLDTIGGAATVRAFRLEAGHTERVTRRSLSAVELTMRGVRLVLRFYSRLHLAEYTGLAAVLVVGFLLVRDGSASIGTATAAALYFHSLFGPVNSALVLLDDAQSAGASLSRLVGVADQAEPERQEQGRPEQRRPEQRRPEQRRPEQGRPEQGRPEQGREQQREPGAPPEGAVTVSGLGHAYEPGRPVLHDVDLTLRPGERVALVGASGAGKTTLAKIIAGIHHPTTGSVRLAVSERHGAGRAVALVTQEVHVFAGPLADDLRLARPDAGDDDLREALARVDALAWAEALPDGLRTIVGEGGHRLTAAQTQQLALARLVLADLPIAVLDEATAEAGSAGARMLEKATERAVEGRTALVVAHRLAQAATADRIVVMDGGRVVESGGHDELRAAGGRYAALWGAWSEIRDTAHHQSPHPTNPPSDGKMKDP, from the coding sequence ATGACCGGCGGACCCGTCACCGGGAGGGCAGAGGCGATGACCACGGCGGACCAGCAGGTGCCGGATCCGGGCGAGGGCGGCCCGGCGGACGCGACGGGGGGCGGGGAGGCGGACGCGCGGCGGACGCCGGAGGAGGGCCGCGAGCTGCTGCCCGTCGCGGCCCCCGCCCGGACCCGCGCCGCCGTCCGCGAACTGCTGCGCCCCCACCGGGGACTGGCGCTCGGCGGGTTCGCCGTGATGGTCGCGGCGACCGCCGTCGGGCTGCTCACGCAGCCGCTGCTGGGACGCATCGTCGACCTGGTCGCCGACCGGCACCCGGCCGGGGCGCTCACGCTGCCGGCGGCGCTCCTGGTGCTCGTCGCGCTCACGCAAGGAGGCGCCACCGCGCTCGGGCTGTCGCTGATCTCCCGCCTCGGCGAGACCGCGCTCGCGGAGCTGCGCGAGCGGTTCATCGAGCGGGCCCTGCGGCTGCCCCTGGAGCAGGTGGAGAAGGCCGGCTCGGGCGACCTCACCGCCCGGGTCACCGGCGACGTGTCGCAGGTGTCGGAGGCGATACGCACCGCCCTGCCCGAGCTGGCCCGCTCCCTGCTGGCCATCGTGCTGACCCTCGGGGCGCTGGCCGTACTCGACTGGCGGTTCCTGCTCGCGGCACTGCTCGCGGTGCCGGTCCAGGCGCACACCGCGCGCTGGTACGTACGCAACGCCGTGCCGCTCTACGCCCGGCAGCGCGTCGCCGCCGGAGCCCAGCAGCAGCAGCTGCTGGACACCATCGGCGGCGCCGCCACGGTGCGGGCGTTCCGGCTGGAGGCCGGGCACACCGAGCGGGTCACCCGCCGCTCCCTGTCGGCGGTGGAGCTGACGATGCGCGGGGTACGGCTGGTGCTGCGGTTCTACAGCCGCCTGCACCTGGCCGAGTACACCGGTCTGGCGGCGGTGCTGGTGGTCGGATTCCTCCTGGTGCGCGACGGGTCCGCCTCCATCGGCACCGCGACGGCGGCGGCACTGTACTTCCACAGCCTGTTCGGGCCGGTCAACTCCGCGCTCGTGCTGCTCGACGACGCCCAGTCGGCCGGCGCGAGCCTCTCCCGCCTGGTCGGGGTCGCCGACCAGGCGGAGCCGGAGCGGCAGGAGCAGGGGCGGCCGGAGCAGAGGCGGCCGGAGCAGAGGCGGCCGGAGCAGAGGCGGCCGGAGCAGGGGCGGCCGGAGCAGGGGCGGCCGGAGCAGGGGCGCGAACAGCAGCGGGAGCCCGGCGCCCCGCCGGAGGGAGCAGTGACGGTGTCCGGCCTCGGGCACGCCTACGAGCCCGGCCGGCCGGTGCTGCACGACGTGGACCTCACCCTCCGGCCCGGCGAACGCGTGGCCCTGGTCGGCGCCAGCGGCGCGGGGAAGACCACGCTCGCCAAAATCATCGCCGGCATCCACCACCCGACCACCGGCTCGGTACGGCTGGCCGTCTCCGAGCGGCACGGGGCCGGCCGCGCGGTGGCCCTGGTCACCCAGGAGGTGCACGTCTTCGCCGGGCCCCTCGCCGACGACCTGCGGCTGGCCCGGCCCGACGCCGGCGACGACGACCTGCGCGAGGCGCTCGCCCGCGTGGACGCGCTGGCCTGGGCCGAGGCGCTGCCCGACGGCCTGCGGACGATCGTGGGCGAAGGCGGCCACCGCCTCACCGCCGCGCAGACCCAGCAGCTCGCCCTCGCCCGGCTGGTCCTGGCCGACCTGCCGATCGCCGTGCTCGACGAGGCGACGGCCGAGGCGGGCAGCGCCGGGGCCCGCATGCTGGAGAAGGCCACCGAGCGGGCCGTCGAGGGCCGCACCGCCCTGGTCGTCGCCCACCGCCTCGCCCAGGCCGCGACCGCCGACCGCATCGTCGTCATGGACGGCGGCCGGGTCGTGGAGAGCGGCGGGCACGACGAGCTGCGCGCCGCCGGGGGACGGTACGCCGCCCTGTGGGGGGCGTGGTCGGAGATCCGCGACACCGCTCACCACCAATCCCCGCACCCGACGAATCCACCATCTGACGGAAAAATGAAGGACCCCTGA
- a CDS encoding ABC transporter ATP-binding protein yields MSGPSGRNVLGRAIRGQRRDVALGSFLGAGHQAGEALVPVLIGLVIDQAVAASDTGALLRWLAVLAVVYVGLSFSFRFGARAGERAAEQAGHALRLELVRRVLDPRGGAENGRLPGALTIIATEDAKRVGAVNMALMSGMSALAGLLVGAVVLLRISVPLGLIVLLGTPVLLWLGHLLSKPLERRSEAEQERAAHASGVAADLITGLRVLKGIGAESAAVARYRHTSRASLTATLRAARAESWQSGMVLALTGGFIAVVALVGGRLAAQGDISLGQLVSAVGLALFLLGPLEVFSWVNAELAQGRASAARIAGVLAAPPAVTGGDLPLPRPVRGEVRLRGVSHGGLREVDLDVAPGEMLGVAATDPADAAALLRCLSRQADPDTGVVELDGVTMCDLDPADLRMAVLVAEHDADLFEGTLHGNVGAAAPGSADPARAMAAAGADEIARTLPEGGDTAVSERGRSLSGGQRQRVALARALAADRPVLVVHDPTTAVDAVTESRIAAGLREIRRGRTTILVTTSPALLAVADRVVLLDDGRVVDEAPHAELVRRHAAYRTAVLT; encoded by the coding sequence GTGTCAGGACCGTCGGGACGGAACGTTCTGGGGCGCGCGATCCGAGGACAGCGGCGCGACGTCGCCCTCGGATCCTTCCTGGGAGCCGGGCACCAGGCCGGGGAGGCGCTGGTGCCGGTCCTGATCGGCCTCGTGATCGACCAGGCCGTCGCCGCGTCCGACACGGGCGCGCTGCTGCGCTGGCTCGCGGTCCTCGCCGTGGTCTACGTGGGGCTGTCGTTCAGCTTCCGCTTCGGCGCCCGCGCCGGGGAACGGGCCGCCGAGCAGGCCGGTCACGCGCTACGCCTGGAGCTGGTGCGCCGCGTGCTGGACCCCCGCGGCGGGGCCGAGAACGGCCGGCTGCCCGGCGCCCTGACCATCATCGCGACCGAGGACGCCAAGCGTGTCGGCGCCGTGAACATGGCGCTGATGTCGGGGATGTCGGCGCTCGCGGGACTCCTGGTCGGCGCCGTGGTGCTGCTGCGGATCTCGGTGCCGCTCGGCCTGATCGTGCTGCTGGGAACGCCGGTGCTGCTCTGGCTCGGCCACCTGCTGAGCAAGCCGCTGGAGCGGCGCAGCGAGGCCGAGCAGGAGCGGGCCGCGCACGCGTCGGGCGTCGCCGCCGACCTGATAACGGGGCTGCGGGTGCTCAAGGGCATCGGCGCGGAGTCCGCGGCGGTCGCCCGCTACCGGCACACCAGCCGCGCGTCCCTGACGGCCACGCTGCGCGCGGCGCGCGCGGAATCCTGGCAGAGCGGCATGGTCCTCGCCCTGACCGGCGGCTTCATCGCCGTCGTCGCGCTGGTCGGCGGGCGGCTCGCCGCCCAGGGCGACATCAGCCTGGGCCAGCTCGTCTCGGCGGTCGGGCTCGCGCTGTTCCTGCTCGGACCGCTGGAGGTGTTCTCCTGGGTGAACGCCGAGCTCGCCCAGGGCCGGGCGTCGGCGGCGCGCATCGCCGGGGTCCTGGCGGCGCCGCCGGCCGTGACGGGCGGCGACCTGCCGCTGCCCCGACCGGTGCGGGGCGAGGTACGGCTGCGCGGCGTCAGCCACGGCGGGCTGCGCGAGGTCGACCTTGACGTCGCGCCCGGCGAGATGCTCGGCGTGGCCGCGACGGACCCGGCGGACGCGGCGGCCCTGCTGCGCTGCCTGAGCCGGCAGGCCGACCCCGACACCGGGGTCGTGGAGCTGGACGGCGTGACGATGTGCGACCTGGACCCGGCCGACCTCCGCATGGCGGTGCTGGTGGCCGAGCACGACGCGGACCTGTTCGAAGGCACCCTGCACGGCAACGTCGGCGCCGCCGCCCCCGGATCGGCCGATCCGGCGCGGGCGATGGCGGCGGCCGGGGCCGACGAGATCGCCCGGACGCTGCCGGAGGGCGGCGACACGGCGGTGAGCGAGCGCGGACGCTCGCTGTCCGGCGGGCAGCGCCAGCGCGTGGCCCTCGCCCGGGCCCTGGCCGCCGACCGGCCCGTGCTGGTGGTCCACGACCCGACCACCGCGGTCGACGCGGTCACCGAGTCCCGTATCGCCGCCGGCCTCCGCGAGATCCGCCGGGGCCGCACGACGATCCTGGTCACCACCAGCCCCGCGCTGCTCGCGGTCGCCGACCGGGTGGTCCTGCTCGACGACGGCCGGGTCGTCGACGAGGCCCCGCACGCCGAACTGGTACGGCGCCACGCCGCCTACCGGACGGCGGTGCTGACATGA
- a CDS encoding siderophore-interacting protein has product MIDPYRIFHVRVSRLSRLSPTFMRVTFTGDDLDLFADNGLDQRIKLILPLPEHGLAPLPADSDWYARWRELPDELRNPVRTYTARAVRPGLREVDVDIVMHELHDDAGPAARWACDARPGDEAALFGPDARHDGDHGGAEFRLPAENGPVLLAGDETAVPAIAAILERMPRHCSGEALLEVPHEADVLDVDAPSGLAVTWLPRDGSGHGSRLVPAVRAAAGRLLPSLPSSRQFTDVDVDVEELWEVPEEEEGQEAPATRPMYAWLAGEAAVIRTLRRHLVAERGLDRRSVAFMGYWRMGRSEQYE; this is encoded by the coding sequence ATGATTGACCCCTACCGCATCTTCCACGTGCGGGTGAGCAGGCTGAGCCGGCTCAGCCCCACGTTCATGCGCGTGACCTTCACCGGGGACGATCTCGATCTGTTCGCCGACAACGGGCTGGACCAGCGCATCAAGCTCATCCTGCCGCTGCCCGAGCACGGGCTGGCCCCGCTGCCCGCCGACTCCGACTGGTACGCCCGCTGGCGCGAGCTCCCCGACGAGCTGCGCAACCCCGTGCGCACCTACACCGCGCGGGCGGTCCGGCCCGGCCTGCGCGAGGTGGACGTCGACATCGTCATGCACGAGCTGCACGACGACGCCGGCCCCGCCGCGCGCTGGGCCTGCGACGCACGGCCCGGCGACGAGGCCGCGCTGTTCGGCCCCGACGCCCGGCACGACGGGGACCACGGAGGGGCGGAGTTCCGCCTGCCCGCCGAGAACGGCCCCGTGCTGCTGGCCGGAGACGAGACCGCGGTGCCCGCGATCGCCGCGATCCTGGAGCGCATGCCCCGCCACTGCTCGGGCGAGGCGCTGCTGGAGGTACCGCACGAGGCCGACGTCCTGGACGTCGACGCGCCGAGCGGGCTGGCCGTCACCTGGCTGCCGCGCGACGGCTCCGGTCACGGCAGCCGGCTGGTGCCCGCCGTACGGGCCGCCGCCGGCCGGCTGCTGCCCTCCCTGCCCTCCTCCCGGCAGTTCACGGACGTGGATGTCGACGTGGAGGAGCTGTGGGAGGTGCCGGAGGAGGAAGAGGGACAGGAGGCGCCGGCGACCCGCCCCATGTACGCGTGGCTGGCCGGCGAGGCGGCCGTCATCAGGACGCTCCGCCGCCACCTGGTCGCCGAACGCGGGCTGGACCGGCGGTCGGTGGCGTTCATGGGCTACTGGCGGATGGGCCGTTCCGAGCAGTACGAGTGA